Proteins from a genomic interval of Crassostrea angulata isolate pt1a10 chromosome 7, ASM2561291v2, whole genome shotgun sequence:
- the LOC128192353 gene encoding putative nuclease HARBI1, with protein sequence MVCDPNFRITSLCARWPGSCHDARIWRTSGLYQKFENGDYDGILLGDSGYPLSRYLMTPYLTPWTQSEERFNSSLCRTRVLIEQTFGIMKRKFQALHFGLRTSPDQAVSYITACCILHNIGIERGDTIISGDCRELNVADCQQAVINAHPRADGVAKRASITQSFF encoded by the exons atggtatgtgaTCCAAATTTTCGAATCACATCATTGTGTGCCCGTTGGCCTGGTTCCTGTCATGATGCAAGGATTTGGAGAACCTCTGGTCTctatcaaaaatttgaaaacg GTGACTACGATGGCATTTTATTGGGAGACTCTGGGTATCCCCTATCCCGGTACCTTATGACTCCGTATCTAACCCCTTGGACCCAGTCTGAAGAGAGGTTCAACTCAAGTCTCTGCCGAACACGAGTGCTCATTGAGCAGACTTTCGggataatgaaaagaaaatttcaggCTCTACATTTTGGCCTCCGCACGTCTCCAGACCAGGCAGTGTCATACATTACCGCATGCTGTATCCTACATAACATAGGCATTGAGAGGGGGGATACAATTATCAGTGGTGACTGCAGGGAACTTAATGTAGCAGATTGCCAACAAGCAGTTATAAACGCACATCCAAGAGCTGATGGGGTGGCAAAGAGAGCCTCCATTACACAATCATTTTTTTGA
- the LOC128192342 gene encoding uncharacterized protein LOC128192342 isoform X2 produces MKLSSVERAIKRIGQRVNKTLYDTKRRTWEEVKKKYYNVKSRSKEKLDGVKRPKTGGGPPLPPLTQGEETFLRLADGEPHLSGLQGGIDTDAPSMSSVSQTVDPAGDHLEQGSEEQSLTDTPTISTVTSVEKVPTVQVNHGVKRKGKTDAGEGKRRRYEDLEEKNLLLDNKRLEEELHRVQEEREVLALKKEVLLLKKQKLLGEIQTLYPSFLAEL; encoded by the exons ATGAAACTCTCTAGTGTTGAAAGAGCAATAAAACGCATTGGACAACGTGTAAACAAAAC ACTATACGACACCAAAAGGAGGACCTGGGAGGaggttaagaaaaaatattataatgtcAAATCAAGAA GCAAAGAAAAGCTGGATGGAGTTAAACGCCCAAAAACTGGTGGTGGTCCCCCTCTCCCCCCTCTCACACAAGGAGAGGAAACATTTCTGCGTCTTGCAGATGGAGAGCCACATCTCTCTGGTCTACAGGGGGGTATTGATACAGATG CTCCAAGCATGTCTTCAGTTTCTCAGACAGTTGACCCTGCAGGTGACCACCTCGAACAAG GTTCAGAAGAACAGAGTTTGACAGATACGCCTACCATTAGTACGGTTACCTCAGTTGAGAAAG TTCCAACAGTTCAAGTGAATCATGGAGTGAAACGAAAAGGAAAGACAGATGCAG GAGAAGGCAAAAGAAGAAGATATGAGGACCTAGAGGAGAAGAACTTGTTATTAGACAACAAAAGACTGGAGGAGGAATTACACAGGGTTCAAGAGGAGAGAGAAGTTCTGGCATTAAAGAAAGAGGTCTTGTTGTTAAAGAAACAGAAACTTTTAGGAGAGATCCAAACTCTATATCCCAGTTTTCTAGCTGAGTTGtaa
- the LOC128192342 gene encoding myb-related transcription factor, partner of profilin-like isoform X1, with protein MDDKAITGKRRSQNWQDDEEVMLIEEVKTRSGALFGLMKGSGAKGKLKVTREREWQLIADKLNSLYDTKRRTWEEVKKKYYNVKSRSKEKLDGVKRPKTGGGPPLPPLTQGEETFLRLADGEPHLSGLQGGIDTDAPSMSSVSQTVDPAGDHLEQGSEEQSLTDTPTISTVTSVEKVPTVQVNHGVKRKGKTDAGEGKRRRYEDLEEKNLLLDNKRLEEELHRVQEEREVLALKKEVLLLKKQKLLGEIQTLYPSFLAEL; from the exons atggacGACAAAGCAATTACGGGTAAACGCCGATCTCAGAATTGGCAAGATGACGAGGAAGTGATGTTAATTGAGGAAGTTAAAACAAGATCGGGGGCCTTGTTCGGCTTGATGAAAGGGAGCGGGGCCAAAGGAAAGCTTAAAGTAACGCGAGAAAGGGAATGGCAACTGATTGCCGATAAATTGAATTC ACTATACGACACCAAAAGGAGGACCTGGGAGGaggttaagaaaaaatattataatgtcAAATCAAGAA GCAAAGAAAAGCTGGATGGAGTTAAACGCCCAAAAACTGGTGGTGGTCCCCCTCTCCCCCCTCTCACACAAGGAGAGGAAACATTTCTGCGTCTTGCAGATGGAGAGCCACATCTCTCTGGTCTACAGGGGGGTATTGATACAGATG CTCCAAGCATGTCTTCAGTTTCTCAGACAGTTGACCCTGCAGGTGACCACCTCGAACAAG GTTCAGAAGAACAGAGTTTGACAGATACGCCTACCATTAGTACGGTTACCTCAGTTGAGAAAG TTCCAACAGTTCAAGTGAATCATGGAGTGAAACGAAAAGGAAAGACAGATGCAG GAGAAGGCAAAAGAAGAAGATATGAGGACCTAGAGGAGAAGAACTTGTTATTAGACAACAAAAGACTGGAGGAGGAATTACACAGGGTTCAAGAGGAGAGAGAAGTTCTGGCATTAAAGAAAGAGGTCTTGTTGTTAAAGAAACAGAAACTTTTAGGAGAGATCCAAACTCTATATCCCAGTTTTCTAGCTGAGTTGtaa